The following is a genomic window from Caldicellulosiruptor danielii.
TCGTGCACTACATACCAGCTTCTGTAATCATTTTTCCAGCTTCCACCGGTTCTGATTTCTATTATGTCGCCTTCTCTTGCTTTGTACTTTCCATGTACAAGCACATTTTTGCGCCCATATGTTTTTTGTAAATCAAAAAATTCTCTTTCAATTTTTTCGCCATTCCAAACTAGCTTTTGCAGCATAAGGAATCCCTTTTCTTGGGTCGTTTTCATACTCAAACTCAAACTCATACTCTTCTGCTTTTTCTTCTTTTCTTTTTTTGATTTCTTCCTTCACAAGTTCTAAAAGCTTTTCTAGTTCTTCAAGTGTTAACTCATTTAATCTTAAAATTTCAAGTTTCTCTAATTCAGCCATCGCACACTTACCCTCCCCAAACTTTTTTTAGCAAACTACCAGAAGGGGAGAGCGTTGACTTCTCAGAAAACACAAAAGCCCTGACCGAGCTTTACGCTCATGTCAGGGCTAACTATAGTCTGCAAACTGTTTACTCCTTGTGATATACTCCAGCGGTATACTCCTTTTTATATTTTTGTGGACGCTTTTTCATTACACGTCTACCTACTCTATTTATACCACACTTTTTACATAGTTGCAACAGGAAATTTTTAGTAGCTACTTCATATACTTTTGCAGCAAATCTAAGAGTTCAGGGCTGAACTTGTTTTTATCCCATGTATGGTCTTTAGCTATTTGTTCTTCGGTCAACAAAAAGTAGTCATACCTTACATAGTTGGGTCCCCCATCAGGTACCGGGTCATCCCATGTCACATCTACGTACCTGACCTCATTGTTTACCTTGATCATGTTCCATGCGTGCGGACCAGAAGACATGGTATTTGTTGCTTCCCCACTGATAATTATTGAAGGTATTCCTGCCATCTGGGCTAGTATATTAAAAGCTTCTGCATATCCCTGACAAACACCTGTACCTTTGACTAAAACACCATATGCCCTGTAAGAATCAGCAGGAATACTACCGTTATTGTAGTTTTCTATATCATATCGAGCATTTTTGACAATATAGTCATGTATTGCTTTGATTTTTTCCTCATCAGTCATTCCGGGAAAAATTGTTTGTTGCAATATTTTCTGGATTTTTTCTTCTAATTCTTTCTGTTTTTCTTCTTCATCACCGGTGTACCCATAGTACATACTGTAAGCCTTATAACCATTAGAACTTTCAAAACCTCTGCCACCACCAAACGTTAAACCCCAGCGACTGCCATAAATTAATATGTCTACCTTTTCCATAGTTCCGTTTATATCCTTTTCGCTCAATTTAGAATATCTGAAATCTATACGCTTACTGCCTGTTGTCAGAGTCTTCAGAGCATAGTCAAATAATTCGTACTTATTTTCGATTGCTGGTATCGTTATCATATAAAGCAAGTAGGCAAGCCACCCTCTATCAACATAAGTTTTGGGATAAAAGTAATACTGAGTCTGTTTTTTAACAATCACTCTGGTTACGTTGACCAATCCGTTTTCAACTGCCATTGCCACAAAAGGAATATATTCTTTTGATACGCTGGAACTATCGGCAATTAATTTGTTAAGCTGACTCTTGGTATATTTCCTGAGTAAGTCTGTTTTATATCCCAGTGCTTTTATAACCGAAGCCACGGCTTGTTCTTTTGTGATGTACATGGTTGGATTGTATTTTCTAAAGCCTTTGGCTGTTTGCTCATATGGGAGATAATCTCTCATGGCTTCGATGTAAGCGAAATACTTATTAGTTTTTGGAACATCAACAAAGGACGGTTTGGTAGGAATTTTGATGTTCTTATCCCTTCCTGCAACCTTTGCTAATATCATCGCAAACTCATCTTTTCTAACATATTCGTATGTCATAAACCTATTGTTTTTCAAATCCATCCAGCCATGTTCCACTACCCAGGTGATTTCAGGAAAGTCATCACCGTTTAGAAAGGTATCACCAAACTGTACATCAAATGCAAAAACCGGTATTGCTGTCTGGCAAACAAACAACAGCAGGAAAAACAAAAGCATGATTCTTTTTCTCATACAATATTCCCATCCTCTCGAAGTATATTTGTGTTATTGTTCTTCTACGGTTTGCACACTTTGCATGGCACATACCCTGCATTTATTGCTTCCTGTCTCGTTTTGAAGTACACCCTGTGGTATGGCGCAATTTTCTTAGCTCATGTACACCAGGAATAATGAAACTTCTTTGTATTTGAATTACCGATGTACGCATATTGGTTTGTAGAACTACTGGGTGGTGCCTGTGGCTTGATTGCCGATGTCTTCTTGTCTATCTTGATTGTTTGTCCATCGCTTGTTACTGTTATTGTCCCCTGTTGGTCTGTTCTGAGTATTTCAGCCCTTTCGCTTTTCAACTTTGAAATTGTTATCGCTGCCGGGTGTCCGTATGGGTTGTCTTTGCCAACACTAATAATAGCGTACTTGGGTTTGACTGTGCTTAAAAATGTCGATGTAGATGAATATTTTGAACCATGATGACCTACCTTCAAAACGTCTGCCTTCAAAAATTGTCTCAACTTGCTATCGTGCAAAAGTTTCTCTTCTATGTTTGCTGTTGCGTCGCCCATAAGCAAAAAACTTGTCTTGCCATATTCTACTTTCAGAACAATTGAATAGTCGTTTAGGTCATCATATCTGTCCTTTTTGCTTGGACTGAGAACTGTTATTTTTACTTTGCTATCAGGTGAAATGTTTTGCCCAGTGTCAGGAACTGTTATCTTGAGCCCTTTTTCTTTGACTGCCAGCAGGAAACTTTCAAATGCTTTTGTGTTTGTTGTTGCATTCGCTGCATATACCTTGCCAACGTTGAAGTTCTTAATAACAACATCCATATTGCCGATATGGTCTTCGTGTGGGTGTGTTGCTACTATCACGTCTAGTTTCTTGATGTTCCTACTCTTTAGAAAGTTTAGCACTGTATTCTCTGCTGTATTTGGACCGCTATCGACCAAGATGTTTTTCCCCTGTGGTGTTTGGATTAAAATGCTATCACCCTGTCCAACATCAATGAAACTAACTGTCAAGTTCTTCTGGGTTGACGCAAATGCAAAAGAAAACAGTGAAAATATAAAAGCTATTATAATTAACAAACAAATAGAAAGGATGTTCCTTCTGCTCATAATGTACATCTCCTTTCTTCTTATATGTCTTTCCGTGTATAGGCAATGTTTTTCCTATGAGTTGTTGATGATGTATTTTATTACCATTATAACAATTGCTACTATGCCTACTACATACCCCACTAACATACTTGAAAAAATAGAAAAGTACTCATTATATCGATTCTCTTCGTTATTTTTCTTTTTGTTGTACTCCTCTTTTACACGAGTATAGAAAAATAACAGTCCTAGAACTGGTATTACTACAAAATAACATATTACTAGCAAAATTGTTACCATTGGATTTACACCCTTTCCTTTTTTTCCGTGCAAAATTGCACGTATAGGTAATCTACTCAATCGAAATATACATATAATGCGACTAACTCCCCGTCCTTATTCCTCTTACCATATACTTCGTATGTCCCATCACCCCATCCGGTTTTAGAAAATACAGCGCTTTTCAGTATCTTATAAGGTGTCTTCTCAAGTACCAGCACCTTATTCTAATACAATAGAAACAATCTTCCGCCTGCTATAAAACAGCAGGCGGAAGATTAATTACCAAGGAATGTCTAAAATATTTTGGTATATCCTGAGTCATCGTATAGTTCTTTATATTCGTTCTTCAGAATTGCTACAAATTGTTCCATGGGTATTATGTTTAAAGAATACTCAAATGTGTTTAGAGCAATTGGATCTACTTTGAAGATGTTAATAGTTTTGTCAGGTTTCCTGGAATATCCCATCATATAATTATGGATTCCCACATGAACAGCGTGAACTACCATCCACCTAAAGAGGTGGAGGCTTCGTGAGAAGCTTGGTAGCAGTCTATGCTACCCTTATTCTCACAGGGTGGTTCACACACCCACTACTGGTTATCTGCTTTGCCACAGACTCACCAGCTACCTTTGCAAGTATGTTTATCGCTCCATTTATATCTGCATTCAATACACACCCACATTTTTTGCATACATACAGCCCTCTGTGCTTTCTGTTACTTCTATCAACCGTCCCACATCTGCTGCACCTCTGTGATGTATAGCTTTCTTCTACCTCTGCATACTCTATACCATATAATCTGCACTTTGCTTCTAATTTTCTCTTAAACTTCTTGTACGGTATCCCCACAAAGTTTTGATTGTTCACCTTCCCCAGCTCTATACCCTGCTTTATCTCTTTCATCTCACCCACAACAACTACTCCTATTTTACTTTCCAAACAGTGCTTAATTACAACGTTTACAGCCTGATTTAAAAAGTTGTCAACTATATGCTGTCTTTTAAGGGAAATCTGAGCAAGTTTTGAACCATATTTAATCCCCTGCTTCGAGTATATACTTTGCAGTTTTGATCTTTCTTTGTTATACCATCGGTTGACTGATTTTAAAAACCTGCCTTCTATCAAAAAGGCAGTCCCAATGGTATCCACTACCGCTGCAAAGTTGTTTAACCCCAAGTCTATTGCCAAATACCTGTTTTTGTCAAGATTATAATCTTGCTCTTTTTCCTCATACACATACTCAATCTCAAACCATTTCCCATGGTATCTTGGTATTATCCTGACTTCCTTAATCTTTTTGCCTGCAATATTTTTGGGCAATTCAAAATATAAGTATCTTACCCCAAACTCTTTTGAAAAGCTTCTGCCAAGACTTAGTCGCACTTTTCTGTCTTCTATCTTGAACTGGTCTTTTGGGAAAACTATTTGATACATCCCTTCCTTTGGCAGGTATTTGGGCATTGAAACTTTCTCTTTTACCTTTCCTTCTTTTTTGGCTTTCAATAGACTCAAAAAAGATTTGAAAGTTTCATCCACAGAAATGAGTGTTTGCTGTGCAACCTGTGATGGCAAAAGTCTGTAGTTTTCGTTGCCTTTTGCAATGTGATATATACTTTCATATTGCAAGTATTCATGGGTTTGAAAATAGTGCTGTCTTATATGATACAAAGCGAAGTTATACAGGTTTTTGGAAAAGTGACAGAGTTTTCGCAAAAGTCTGT
Proteins encoded in this region:
- a CDS encoding DUF4241 domain-containing protein; the protein is MLVLEKTPYKILKSAVFSKTGWGDGTYEVYGKRNKDGELVALYVYFD
- a CDS encoding transglutaminase domain-containing protein, which translates into the protein MRKRIMLLFFLLLFVCQTAIPVFAFDVQFGDTFLNGDDFPEITWVVEHGWMDLKNNRFMTYEYVRKDEFAMILAKVAGRDKNIKIPTKPSFVDVPKTNKYFAYIEAMRDYLPYEQTAKGFRKYNPTMYITKEQAVASVIKALGYKTDLLRKYTKSQLNKLIADSSSVSKEYIPFVAMAVENGLVNVTRVIVKKQTQYYFYPKTYVDRGWLAYLLYMITIPAIENKYELFDYALKTLTTGSKRIDFRYSKLSEKDINGTMEKVDILIYGSRWGLTFGGGRGFESSNGYKAYSMYYGYTGDEEEKQKELEEKIQKILQQTIFPGMTDEEKIKAIHDYIVKNARYDIENYNNGSIPADSYRAYGVLVKGTGVCQGYAEAFNILAQMAGIPSIIISGEATNTMSSGPHAWNMIKVNNEVRYVDVTWDDPVPDGGPNYVRYDYFLLTEEQIAKDHTWDKNKFSPELLDLLQKYMK
- a CDS encoding RNA-guided endonuclease InsQ/TnpB family protein; this encodes MYKTQKNHIRSDKKTYRLLRKLCHFSKNLYNFALYHIRQHYFQTHEYLQYESIYHIAKGNENYRLLPSQVAQQTLISVDETFKSFLSLLKAKKEGKVKEKVSMPKYLPKEGMYQIVFPKDQFKIEDRKVRLSLGRSFSKEFGVRYLYFELPKNIAGKKIKEVRIIPRYHGKWFEIEYVYEEKEQDYNLDKNRYLAIDLGLNNFAAVVDTIGTAFLIEGRFLKSVNRWYNKERSKLQSIYSKQGIKYGSKLAQISLKRQHIVDNFLNQAVNVVIKHCLESKIGVVVVGEMKEIKQGIELGKVNNQNFVGIPYKKFKRKLEAKCRLYGIEYAEVEESYTSQRCSRCGTVDRSNRKHRGLYVCKKCGCVLNADINGAINILAKVAGESVAKQITSSGCVNHPVRIRVA
- a CDS encoding Ada metal-binding domain-containing protein, whose product is MYFKTRQEAINAGYVPCKVCKP
- a CDS encoding ComEC/Rec2 family competence protein, with amino-acid sequence MSRRNILSICLLIIIAFIFSLFSFAFASTQKNLTVSFIDVGQGDSILIQTPQGKNILVDSGPNTAENTVLNFLKSRNIKKLDVIVATHPHEDHIGNMDVVIKNFNVGKVYAANATTNTKAFESFLLAVKEKGLKITVPDTGQNISPDSKVKITVLSPSKKDRYDDLNDYSIVLKVEYGKTSFLLMGDATANIEEKLLHDSKLRQFLKADVLKVGHHGSKYSSTSTFLSTVKPKYAIISVGKDNPYGHPAAITISKLKSERAEILRTDQQGTITVTSDGQTIKIDKKTSAIKPQAPPSSSTNQYAYIGNSNTKKFHYSWCT